ttgtcctatcaataagtttttttatattatcattttttatttggataacataaattttttttatcaaattctaaggaatcactaaattatgtaatattaaaaaatatgagtaatttaattaatttttttgaaaaaaatactatcagatattttgttttttttatcgaaTCAATGGTATTAGATCGCAGtttaatagtgagtttttgggTTTTTGCATGGTTATATCGGATTTTTAATTAacgaatttttcggtaaatccGAACCGGATTATATACAATGTATCGAGTCTATAGGTTCAACCATGAATCTAGgtcagatatgaaaacaaatcttaaaactcaAACGTTATTATAGAACAAATACCACATTTTGAACAAATACTatattttgaagagaaaaagaaacaaatgataaaaacctaaaaactcaattgttatggttcgaaacaaaaataatggtaatttgtaaattagttttcgattaataaatgaaaaacaaacaaaaccgcGCTTTCTAAGCTCGGATCAAAATATAAATACCATTCAAGCTCTTCGATTAATGTAATTTGCATTCTAAGTTATATAAGAtcgaattttaattgattttcgaTTGTTGTTAATGCTTTGTATGGTCATACTGGTTGGAAATAATATCGGCTTTCAGTATTATAAATTCTTAATATATACcccatctatcttattaaaactcaagtacaaaattggagtgtttggagacttgaataggacttttaaaaattttgagtgtttggaaacatgaattgcagtcttttaaaaaaaaatatttttgtttgaaaacaaggatagtagtattaagaaaaaaagtaatgggcttatgtttttttaaaaaattgaaagttatctaggccacttttaaaatataccaaaatgagtcaatctaattccctaaaatttttttttctaaactaaccataaaacaaaatttaaactttatatacatatttcaaatcaaaataataattcaaatttgatttatatcaaaaattgattcaaaaatatacatatattcaaaaatggatttttactaaactatttttcaataaccattataaaaaaatattgtcaatatatataagaaaaatataatacaaagcccaatttaaaataccaactcaaattatggttttcatatttcatattaagttttaaaaatataatatatgtaattatttatatgatggtatgtataaaatacttaattatatgattacttatatgatggtacatataaaatacgattaattatatgatgataaaatacgatatataataatgactagggatgggcttttggatacccatacgggtttagttctgatcggtttgtattttgggtttttggGGCCAAAGATTTCAGCTCCAACAGATTGAAGACCCAGAAATAcccatatattttcaagtatttaaaccaatttaaaagtatcatttttgatgttttatatacgttaaatctaaaaataattaatatatataagtatataaatctatttttagataaattcggatacccaaatacttcggttcggatcagattcggttctctaaataacaaaattttgaataattagaatatttaatcaatttatgtttgggtttggtactatatctttggatcggtatcggttatgttcctcggattcatttttccaaatcctaataattacatgaaaaacaaatatcaacatatttttcaaaatatacacccgcgcgcctgcgcgggtcaaaatctagttgttcTTAATTTAAACGTCATGAGACAATCTTTATTGGAACACAATCTGATTTCATGATCATGATTTTGTTGGACGGCATCCCAAAGttgataataaattaatttaatcacCAATAATGATATAACTAAGGATATCAAACGAATATTTGGGAGATCTCAACAACTCATAATGCGTATCTCTTAAATGAGTGATTCAAACATTAGAACTGATGTGATTCTTATTTCTTATTAATATGCTTATGGGTGTGTATACTAGGAAAAGAGGAGGCAAAAGAAACCAAGATCTTGGGGATATGTATACTTTTGTGCCGTATCGTGAATTACAATAGAATGGAAGATTTTGTAATTGTATATTAGATAATCTTCTTATAGTTTCTTAGAgtatgataatattttaaatccttgaataacaaattaatatgaagatcaGACAATACAAAGGTGGTTATATGCATTGAATTTAGGATTTTCTTTATGGGCAATATGCTTCTTCCTAAGccctttttcagaaaaaaaaatatgcttCTTCCTTTTCGGAACAATCATAAGCGTTTAACAAATTCCTTATATCAAACCTAGTACTGTATTTGTGTAAGTGACCAATATTACAGTGGTCTCATCCATTTTTGCTTGCATGTCAATGTCATGCAAGATTCTTGGGCTCCTTTATATGTTTAGTATGTTTTTATGAGCAATGTTTGATGAGAGGTCATGTGATTAAGATACACGTATCCTGACACACGTACATAGCCATTAAAAGTTTCGTAACACCGATgacatttaatttatttgattgtgTGAAAGCATGCATGTGTTAAGATAATCAACTTACttagttcttaaaaaaataaaagaagataaTCAACTTACGTATAGTCAACGAGAACTACTATCTGATATTCATTTGGATCCTTTGTTTGGCACGTTCGAATTGCTCAAACGTGTGATTTCTAGATCATGATTTGTATTTCTAATTCATATATGGTTTCTCGTATTTGATAACTCACTATGTCGCAGAAATAAGGTTGTTCCTTCTCAATTTTCAGTCCTATATATGTATTAAACATCACATAAAATATCGAAGATAGCGAAGGAGATATTAATAACGAACAAAAATCAGTAGTTAGGTCGAGAGCAATCTTGCAGATTATGATCAATAGAGCCCAAAAGATGGTTCCCACCTACCATTGCTTCAtatagtaaatataatatttgcATTATGCAGCTTTGAATCTCGATACAATTAAAACATTAGCATACATAAGTAGACTACATGTTGGTCTCTTTATATCTTTCTGGTTAAAACTAGGTGGTATATTATGCTATCGCATTTGTTTCACTAAGCTACCCTTAACGAATATTCCTTCCAATAAGACTTAATGATTCATGGgatatacattatataaaacCCTCAGATTCATACTAAATATTCCGCATGAAAACATAGCTATGGAATGATACAAAACATTATAATGAAAGGGAAACATGATAGCTGAAATTTGGAGGTAATAAATCGAAGCAAAATGTAaagcaaacacacaaaaacCTTAGATGGTGAGTAAAATGCAATGTTGCAAACATCAAACCCTTGGTCTCTACGGTGGGGGCAGTGAATGATGGTGAATTTTATGACCTAGCTACCCCTAACGTCTTTTGAAACATAACAAAAGCACACACTTGAACTTGTTTAAACCGAAGCTACGCCTCCATCCACGAGTGAATTTCAAGGCCCGCTCCCAAGATGAAGTTTCAAGATAGCTTTAGATATTTCTGCATTTAGCATACCATGAAATTAGTTAGAATATAAACTATACTTATGTTGTAAAATGCATGAACAATATATGCCATATCGAACGTATATagcatatatttttgtttcattggTACCCTAGCTAGAAAGCAtgtcaaaattttgtatatatatacatatatatatatatatatatttcatattagtTAAATACACACATATAAAGTTCATGAGCAAGAGAATACAAAACACTTTGCTTATATTAACACCAAAtctaaaaagagaaataaatttgaaatgaCTTTATATTTGGCTAAAATTCAAACACCACATAcatataacaacaacaaaaacgagTACTTGGAAAAGAGATCATACGATGAAGaagtttttaaaactaaatatgttATGTTCCTTAGTTATTAGTACCCCGGCGAAAGGATCAAGTCCTCGACTAGCTTCTGCTGCAACCAAGCTAAGTCCAAGCATCCGAAAGTATTAACCTGTATCGAATAtagttatatacatatatagtgaAAACCCTAGACCAAGTGCAGTTGACATGGCATATAATCATACCTCGACTTGAATAGTGTGCATGAGCCTTTCATTTACTCGTGTGGTGAGAGAGTTGATGACTTCAAGCCCTAACTCCTGAAGTGCCTCAAGCACTCTTGAAAGTGGCAAAGCGTCAGGACCTGAAGAGTTGCTGCTCACCGCCACTTCGAAACCGTTCACGCATGGTTGCACAATCAAACTCGCTGGATCCGATTTGCCTAACTCGAATCCAGTTCTTGCTAGGTTAGGATCCGATCTCTGACATGTTTGTTCTCTGCTTAGCTCGTCTCTTCTTGCACTGAGTTCTTTAATCCGTGTTTCTGTGTCCTTAATGAAACCAACCGCTGCATTTACATGATCCGCAACAGCTCTCTTCCCCtagaaaaaatcaagaaaaagacATGTTCATAACCCTAGAAAACAAATCCCACCAAATCTTGTTTCTTGTTCGGACAAatgatattaagaaaataattaaatttgagAAAAAGTGAGTAAGAATATGAACCTTGATGTATTGGAGAGGTAGGTGACTACGAAGGGAAGCATATAGTGTAGCCATTTCTTGTCTTCTCTGGCGTTCGATGTCGCGGTGaagcagcttcttcttcttcttattgtcATCTATATCATGGGGCATATCGGAGCCGCCGCTGCTTCCACCTTCGCCGGCTGAGCCAAATGGTCTCTGTCGCTGGTACCCTTTCGGATTAGGATTCTTATAAGGATCCATAGTTTGACACTTT
The sequence above is drawn from the Brassica napus cultivar Da-Ae chromosome A8, Da-Ae, whole genome shotgun sequence genome and encodes:
- the LOC106426444 gene encoding transcription factor bHLH126-like, producing MDPYKNPNPKGYQRQRPFGSAGEGGSSGGSDMPHDIDDNKKKKKLLHRDIERQRRQEMATLYASLRSHLPLQYIKGKRAVADHVNAAVGFIKDTETRIKELSARRDELSREQTCQRSDPNLARTGFELGKSDPASLIVQPCVNGFEVAVSSNSSGPDALPLSRVLEALQELGLEVINSLTTRVNERLMHTIQVEVNTFGCLDLAWLQQKLVEDLILSPGNI